The proteins below are encoded in one region of Paenarthrobacter ilicis:
- the rpoZ gene encoding DNA-directed RNA polymerase subunit omega: MSTNLEGIINPPIDSLLEAADSKYGLVIFGAKRARQINAYYAQLHEGLFEYVGPLVDTKLNEKSLSIALREINEGLLVSTPIEPTE; the protein is encoded by the coding sequence GTGTCCACGAACCTTGAAGGCATCATCAACCCGCCGATCGATTCGCTGCTTGAGGCTGCCGATTCCAAGTACGGCCTGGTGATCTTCGGCGCCAAGCGCGCCCGCCAGATCAACGCCTACTACGCACAGCTGCACGAGGGACTCTTCGAGTACGTCGGTCCGTTGGTTGACACCAAGCTGAACGAGAAGTCCCTCTCCATCGCACTGCGCGAAATCAACGAGGGCCTTCTGGTTTCCACGCCGATCGAGCCCACAGAATAA
- a CDS encoding primosomal protein N' → MHGHEVQPSLLQPSLLQGFPVRPPVDSLPLAAHLPVARVVLESPLPHLDRPFDYSVPAELAEAAVPGVRVKVKFNGQELAGYILERSESSDASGALTPLHKVVSPVTVLTPAIADLAGAVAARYAGTLSDVLRTAIPPRIAKVEKELQGGSIQPGPETQQDPVVPATHGAQAWGMYTNGTAYLQHLMSGGSPKAVLTALQGYGPGGWPALVAAAVASVRSSGRGAVVVVPDYRDLDRVERALEEVLPPSDIARLTADDGQTPRYRNFLRVLTGSAGVAIGTRSAAYAPVRDLGLVVCWDDGDDLHIEQRAPYAHTREVLLLRAEREKAACLMAAHSRSTELQRLVESHWAVPVEAPRPSVRSTVPRVLNTADSFEQERDPLARIARLPGAAWRAAKEGLEHGPVLVQVARAGYAPSLVCETCRELARCNACQGPLAVSSGSAMPTCRWCSTPAPQWRCSHCSGTRLRRGAAGVMRTAEELGRAFPGKPVVTSSGEHIKASVPDTPALVVATVGAEPVTEHGYAAAVLLDGNSLLRRENLRAGEDAVRRWFNASALVKPARDGGLVVITADDTAGTGALLRWDPAGFASRELALRKELQLPPAVRVASITGARADVDHFSAAVTAALPSEPGKALRTAGPAPVQLGQGPAHASAAGEEPDVRTLFFIPYAEAAEATRTMRSVRAASAAKRISGPVQLRLDGVDVL, encoded by the coding sequence ATGCACGGACATGAAGTCCAGCCGTCGCTGTTGCAACCCTCCCTGCTTCAAGGGTTCCCGGTCCGTCCACCAGTGGACTCCCTTCCGTTGGCAGCGCACCTCCCCGTAGCCCGCGTTGTGCTGGAGTCACCATTGCCGCACCTTGACAGGCCCTTCGACTACAGCGTTCCCGCCGAGCTCGCGGAGGCCGCCGTCCCTGGTGTCCGCGTCAAGGTGAAGTTCAATGGACAGGAGCTTGCCGGCTACATCCTGGAGCGCAGTGAATCCTCCGACGCCTCCGGAGCCCTCACGCCCCTTCACAAAGTGGTCTCGCCCGTAACTGTCCTGACTCCGGCGATCGCTGATCTTGCCGGCGCGGTAGCCGCCAGGTACGCCGGAACTCTCAGCGATGTCCTGCGGACGGCCATCCCGCCACGGATCGCCAAGGTGGAGAAAGAACTCCAAGGTGGCAGCATCCAGCCGGGACCGGAAACGCAGCAGGATCCAGTGGTGCCTGCCACCCACGGCGCCCAGGCTTGGGGGATGTACACCAACGGCACGGCCTACTTGCAGCACCTGATGTCCGGCGGCTCGCCCAAGGCCGTGCTCACGGCATTGCAGGGTTACGGGCCCGGAGGCTGGCCGGCTCTGGTAGCGGCAGCCGTAGCGTCCGTCCGAAGCTCCGGACGCGGCGCTGTGGTGGTTGTTCCTGACTATCGTGACCTGGACCGGGTGGAGCGTGCCCTGGAAGAGGTGCTCCCGCCGTCTGACATCGCGCGGCTGACGGCGGACGATGGCCAAACTCCCCGCTACAGGAATTTCCTGCGCGTACTCACCGGTTCCGCCGGGGTGGCAATCGGAACACGGTCGGCCGCCTACGCTCCCGTCCGTGACCTTGGATTGGTGGTCTGCTGGGACGACGGCGACGACCTCCACATTGAACAGCGCGCGCCATATGCCCACACCCGGGAAGTTCTTCTTCTGCGGGCAGAGCGGGAAAAGGCTGCTTGCCTCATGGCGGCCCACAGCCGCAGCACCGAGTTGCAGCGCTTGGTGGAATCCCACTGGGCAGTTCCCGTGGAGGCGCCCCGACCTTCTGTACGGTCCACAGTCCCGCGTGTCCTGAACACGGCCGACAGCTTTGAGCAAGAGCGTGATCCGTTGGCCAGGATCGCCCGTCTGCCCGGTGCGGCGTGGCGGGCAGCCAAGGAGGGCCTGGAACACGGTCCTGTGCTGGTCCAGGTCGCGCGGGCGGGTTACGCGCCGTCCTTGGTGTGCGAAACCTGCCGGGAACTCGCACGCTGCAATGCCTGCCAAGGTCCTTTGGCTGTTTCCAGCGGATCAGCCATGCCCACATGCCGGTGGTGTTCAACGCCTGCTCCCCAGTGGCGTTGCAGCCACTGCAGCGGAACAAGGCTGCGCCGGGGTGCGGCAGGGGTCATGCGCACGGCCGAGGAACTGGGCCGGGCGTTCCCCGGCAAACCGGTAGTAACGTCCTCCGGTGAGCACATCAAGGCGTCCGTTCCGGATACCCCTGCCTTGGTGGTGGCCACGGTGGGCGCTGAGCCCGTGACGGAGCACGGGTATGCCGCAGCTGTTTTGCTGGACGGGAATTCGCTCCTGCGGAGGGAAAACCTCAGGGCGGGCGAGGACGCCGTCCGCCGTTGGTTCAATGCATCCGCCTTGGTGAAGCCCGCCAGGGATGGTGGCCTGGTGGTGATCACGGCTGACGACACCGCCGGGACCGGCGCCCTGCTGCGGTGGGACCCGGCCGGTTTCGCTTCCCGGGAGCTGGCGCTGCGGAAGGAGCTCCAGCTGCCCCCTGCTGTCAGGGTTGCGTCGATCACCGGTGCCAGGGCCGACGTCGATCATTTTTCCGCGGCTGTGACCGCGGCGCTCCCGTCGGAGCCGGGCAAAGCACTGCGAACTGCCGGTCCTGCGCCGGTCCAGCTGGGGCAAGGACCCGCGCATGCGTCTGCCGCCGGTGAGGAACCGGATGTGAGGACACTGTTCTTCATTCCGTATGCGGAGGCAGCGGAAGCCACCCGCACCATGAGGTCTGTCCGGGCCGCCAGCGCCGCCAAAAGGATATCCGGTCCCGTCCAGCTTCGTTTGGACGGTGTGGACGTCCTCTAA
- the mihF gene encoding integration host factor, actinobacterial type, with protein MGLKELTPQERSDALEKAAKARAVRAAAKERLKRGEVSIAELITSGDTDEAIARMRVVELLEALPGIGPVRAAGIMADIGIAGSRRIRGLGIHQARALVDFMDTQQSV; from the coding sequence GTGGGCCTTAAAGAGCTGACACCGCAAGAACGTTCCGACGCGCTGGAAAAGGCCGCCAAGGCCCGTGCGGTGCGTGCCGCCGCAAAGGAAAGGCTCAAGCGCGGCGAGGTGAGCATCGCGGAGTTGATCACGTCGGGGGACACGGACGAGGCGATCGCGCGCATGCGGGTGGTGGAGCTGCTCGAGGCGTTGCCTGGCATCGGGCCGGTGCGTGCGGCCGGGATCATGGCGGACATTGGCATCGCTGGATCCCGGCGGATCCGTGGGTTGGGAATCCACCAGGCCCGGGCGCTGGTAGATTTTATGGATACCCAGCAAAGCGTTTGA
- the coaBC gene encoding bifunctional phosphopantothenoylcysteine decarboxylase/phosphopantothenate--cysteine ligase CoaBC has translation MRIVLGVGGGIAAYKVASLLRLFTEAGHQVTVIPTESATRFVGVATWEALSGNPVSNSVFDDVDKVNHVRLGHEADLMVVAPATADLLAKAATGQAGDLLTNTLLMAHGPVLFAPAMHTEMWLNKATQANVETLRSRGITVLEPASGRLTGADSGPGRLPEPDAIFAAAMALVDGGADKPAPAQSLAGRVVTITAGGTREALDPVRFLGNRSSGKQGAALASAAMAAGATVRFVAAHMDVQPPAGVELVRVESALELREATLTAALGSDVVIMAAAVADFRPADVSDTKIKKVDGEEAPVVRLVRNPDILRELVEVRGASQTRQLIVGFAAETGDAQGDVLEHAQAKLKRKGCDLLVVNHVGVGRVFGQDENSVVILSSADPEHQSAAGSKADVAAAVIHRVGTELARTVPAM, from the coding sequence GTGCGCATAGTCCTCGGAGTCGGGGGAGGGATTGCGGCCTACAAGGTCGCATCGCTCCTCCGGCTTTTTACTGAAGCCGGCCATCAGGTAACGGTCATCCCCACGGAGTCCGCCACTCGGTTCGTCGGAGTGGCAACCTGGGAAGCCCTCTCCGGGAACCCGGTCAGCAACAGCGTTTTTGATGACGTGGACAAGGTCAACCATGTCCGTCTGGGCCATGAGGCGGACCTGATGGTGGTAGCTCCCGCAACCGCCGATCTTTTGGCCAAGGCGGCCACCGGCCAAGCCGGCGACCTGCTGACCAACACGTTGTTGATGGCGCACGGGCCCGTCCTCTTCGCGCCGGCCATGCACACTGAGATGTGGCTCAACAAGGCCACCCAGGCAAACGTGGAAACTCTGCGGAGCCGAGGGATCACTGTTCTGGAGCCGGCGTCCGGACGTTTGACCGGAGCGGATTCCGGTCCGGGCCGCTTGCCTGAACCGGATGCCATTTTTGCCGCTGCCATGGCATTGGTGGACGGCGGCGCGGACAAGCCGGCACCTGCCCAGTCCTTGGCGGGCCGCGTGGTGACCATTACGGCCGGGGGTACCCGGGAAGCCCTGGATCCCGTCCGGTTCCTCGGAAACCGCTCATCGGGCAAACAGGGTGCTGCGCTGGCCTCAGCCGCCATGGCCGCCGGTGCCACGGTCCGTTTCGTCGCCGCGCACATGGATGTCCAGCCGCCCGCAGGAGTGGAGTTGGTGCGCGTTGAGTCTGCCCTGGAACTCCGGGAGGCGACGCTGACAGCGGCGCTGGGCTCCGACGTCGTCATTATGGCAGCGGCTGTTGCAGACTTCCGTCCGGCAGACGTCTCGGATACCAAAATCAAAAAGGTCGACGGCGAGGAAGCACCCGTGGTGCGGTTGGTCCGGAACCCGGATATTCTCCGCGAATTGGTCGAGGTGCGAGGCGCAAGCCAGACCCGGCAGTTGATTGTGGGCTTTGCCGCTGAAACCGGTGACGCCCAGGGCGATGTCCTGGAGCACGCACAAGCCAAGCTCAAGCGAAAAGGCTGCGACCTCCTGGTGGTCAACCACGTGGGAGTTGGCAGGGTTTTTGGACAGGACGAGAACTCCGTTGTCATCCTGTCCAGTGCGGACCCGGAGCACCAGTCAGCAGCCGGCAGCAAGGCCGACGTGGCCGCAGCCGTGATCCACAGGGTGGGGACTGAGCTGGCCCGGACTGTTCCGGCGATGTAA
- the gmk gene encoding guanylate kinase: MSKNPGLTVLAGPTAVGKGTVSTYIRDNYPEVWLSVSATTRAARPGEKDGVHYFFKSAEEFDALVAQGELLEWAVVHGHNRYGTLRSTVNAAIAEGKSVLLEIDLQGARQVKEAVPEANFVFLAPPSWDEMVRRLVGRGTETPEEQQRRLETAKLELAAEPEFDHTVINDDVCRAADELVSLMGLTPHGR; this comes from the coding sequence GTGAGCAAGAATCCTGGACTGACTGTCCTTGCAGGCCCCACTGCCGTTGGCAAGGGAACCGTTTCCACCTACATCAGGGACAACTATCCGGAAGTTTGGCTCTCGGTATCCGCCACCACCAGGGCTGCGCGGCCCGGGGAAAAAGACGGAGTCCACTATTTCTTCAAGTCTGCCGAAGAATTCGATGCCCTGGTGGCCCAAGGCGAACTTCTGGAATGGGCTGTTGTCCACGGACACAACCGGTACGGAACTCTCCGCAGCACCGTGAACGCGGCAATTGCTGAAGGAAAGTCGGTGTTGCTCGAGATTGACCTGCAGGGTGCCCGGCAGGTGAAAGAGGCGGTCCCGGAAGCCAACTTCGTGTTCCTGGCGCCTCCCAGCTGGGACGAAATGGTCCGCCGCCTTGTGGGCCGTGGCACTGAAACTCCCGAAGAACAGCAGCGCAGGCTGGAAACCGCTAAACTGGAACTTGCTGCTGAGCCGGAGTTTGACCACACCGTTATCAATGACGACGTTTGCCGGGCAGCAGACGAGCTTGTTTCACTCATGGGGCTTACCCCGCACGGGCGCTGA
- the metK gene encoding methionine adenosyltransferase — MTLPLQHEPHGTPSKLRLFTSESVTEGHPDKICDQISDSILDALLAADPESRVAVETMATTGLVHVAGEVTTDAYVEIPQIVRETILGIGYDSSANGFDGARCGVSVSIGQQSNDIAGGVFNSIEAREGRQEDDYDLQGAGDQGIMFGYASDETASYMPTPIWLAHRLSERLTEVRKNGELSYLRPDGKTQVTVGYDGDRPVSVETVVISSQHAEESSLEQLRADLASYVIEPVMAASNLDISRTANILNPAGAFVIGGPVGDAGLTGRKIIVDTYGGFARHGGGAFSGKDPSKVDRSAAYAMRWVAKNVVAAGLAKRAEIQIAYAIGQARPVGTYVETFGTETVDPARISEAIDELFDLRPRAIIDALDLKRPIYAKTAAHGHFGREDPDFTWERLDRVADLKEYFNA, encoded by the coding sequence GTGACTTTACCGCTGCAGCATGAACCTCATGGCACCCCGTCGAAACTCCGGCTCTTCACGTCCGAGTCGGTCACCGAGGGGCACCCGGACAAGATTTGCGACCAGATCAGCGATTCCATCCTGGACGCGCTGCTGGCTGCCGACCCTGAATCCCGCGTGGCCGTGGAGACCATGGCAACCACAGGACTGGTGCACGTAGCCGGCGAGGTCACTACGGACGCGTACGTGGAGATCCCCCAAATCGTCCGCGAAACAATCCTCGGGATTGGTTACGACTCGTCGGCCAACGGCTTCGACGGTGCGCGCTGCGGTGTGTCGGTCTCCATCGGCCAACAGTCCAATGACATCGCCGGAGGCGTCTTCAATTCAATCGAGGCACGCGAAGGCCGCCAGGAGGACGATTACGACCTCCAAGGTGCGGGCGATCAGGGCATCATGTTCGGATACGCAAGCGACGAGACCGCGTCCTACATGCCAACTCCTATCTGGCTCGCGCACCGGCTCTCCGAGCGTCTGACGGAAGTCCGCAAGAACGGTGAGCTTTCCTACCTCCGCCCTGACGGCAAGACCCAGGTGACGGTGGGTTACGACGGCGACCGGCCGGTTTCCGTGGAAACCGTGGTGATTTCCAGCCAGCATGCCGAAGAATCCAGCCTGGAGCAGCTTCGCGCCGACCTGGCCAGCTACGTGATTGAGCCGGTCATGGCCGCGTCCAACCTGGACATTTCCCGCACGGCCAACATCCTCAACCCTGCGGGCGCCTTTGTGATCGGGGGCCCTGTGGGTGACGCTGGTCTGACCGGGCGCAAGATCATCGTGGATACCTACGGTGGATTTGCACGCCACGGCGGCGGCGCTTTCTCCGGCAAGGATCCGTCCAAGGTTGACCGTTCCGCAGCCTACGCCATGCGCTGGGTTGCCAAGAACGTGGTTGCGGCCGGATTGGCAAAGCGGGCTGAAATCCAGATCGCCTACGCGATTGGCCAAGCCCGCCCCGTGGGCACCTACGTGGAAACGTTCGGCACGGAGACCGTTGATCCTGCACGCATCAGCGAAGCGATCGACGAGCTTTTCGACCTGCGCCCGCGTGCCATCATCGACGCACTGGACCTCAAGAGGCCCATCTACGCCAAGACTGCGGCCCATGGCCACTTCGGCCGTGAAGATCCCGACTTCACCTGGGAGCGGCTGGACCGCGTGGCGGATCTGAAGGAATACTTCAACGCCTGA